Proteins from one Prosthecobacter sp. genomic window:
- a CDS encoding sulfatase produces the protein MKRPLLLFCLFFATLTLHAADVKKPNVLFIAIDDLRDWVGYLHRNEQTKTPNIDRLAKMGTAFTRSYCAAPVCNPSRAALMSGMRPSTTGVYGNEADWRKFIPEDKPLTAAFRGAGYFVSGAGKIYHGSFERRSEWDDYLDDEGGGKAEKKLSKNAKDDGVGGIKFAPLDCEDSDLPDWKITDYGIEQLGKAHEKPFFLAVGLHKPHMAWNVPQKWYDMFPLADIKLPPYKEDDLGDIPPAGVAMAKPQGDHKAMLDSGRWKEAIQAYLAATAYTDMNIGRLLDAFDKSPHKDNTIIVFWCDHGWHLGEKHHWRKFALWEEATRAPLLWVVPGLTKPGSVCERTVDFMSIYPTLMDVCGIPKPAHVEGLSIKPLLADPAAAWATPALTTHGFNNHGIRNEGWRYIRYANGEEELYNEATDPNEWTNLAKDPQYNGTKAELAKSIPAINQKPARDEEQKQKKKAEKKKKKGKTAE, from the coding sequence ATGAAACGCCCGCTGCTGCTCTTTTGCCTGTTTTTTGCCACACTCACACTTCACGCTGCTGATGTGAAGAAGCCCAACGTGCTCTTCATCGCCATCGACGATCTGCGTGATTGGGTGGGCTACCTGCACCGCAACGAGCAGACGAAGACGCCGAACATCGACCGCCTCGCGAAGATGGGCACCGCCTTCACGCGGAGCTACTGCGCAGCGCCGGTGTGCAATCCGTCGCGGGCGGCGTTGATGAGCGGCATGCGCCCCTCCACCACCGGCGTTTACGGCAATGAAGCCGATTGGCGCAAGTTCATCCCGGAGGACAAGCCGCTGACAGCAGCGTTTCGCGGCGCGGGTTACTTCGTCAGTGGCGCGGGAAAAATCTACCACGGCTCCTTTGAGCGTCGCAGTGAGTGGGACGATTACCTGGATGACGAAGGCGGCGGCAAAGCGGAGAAGAAGCTCTCGAAGAACGCGAAGGACGACGGCGTTGGCGGCATCAAGTTCGCGCCGCTGGATTGCGAGGACAGCGACCTGCCCGACTGGAAGATCACCGACTACGGCATCGAGCAGCTCGGCAAGGCGCATGAGAAGCCCTTCTTCCTCGCGGTGGGCCTGCACAAGCCGCACATGGCCTGGAACGTGCCGCAGAAATGGTATGACATGTTCCCGCTCGCCGACATCAAGCTGCCGCCTTACAAGGAGGATGATCTGGGCGACATCCCGCCCGCCGGTGTGGCGATGGCGAAGCCTCAGGGCGATCACAAGGCCATGCTTGACTCAGGTCGCTGGAAGGAGGCCATCCAGGCCTATCTGGCCGCCACCGCCTACACGGACATGAACATCGGCCGTCTGCTGGATGCCTTCGACAAATCACCGCACAAGGACAACACGATCATCGTCTTCTGGTGCGACCACGGCTGGCATCTCGGCGAAAAGCATCACTGGCGCAAATTCGCGCTGTGGGAGGAGGCCACCCGCGCGCCACTGCTGTGGGTCGTGCCCGGTTTGACGAAACCCGGCAGCGTTTGCGAGCGCACGGTCGATTTCATGAGCATCTACCCCACGCTCATGGACGTGTGCGGCATTCCAAAGCCCGCGCATGTGGAAGGCCTGAGCATCAAGCCCCTGCTGGCCGATCCCGCCGCCGCGTGGGCCACGCCAGCGCTCACGACCCACGGCTTCAACAACCACGGCATCCGCAACGAAGGCTGGCGCTACATCCGCTACGCCAATGGCGAAGAAGAACTCTACAACGAGGCCACCGACCCCAACGAATGGACCAACCTCGCGAAAGATCCGCAATACAACGGCACCAAGGCCGAACTCGCCAAATCCATCCCCGCCATCAACCAGAAACCCGCCCGCGACGAGGAACAGAAGCAAAAGAAGAAGGCCGAGAAGAAGAAAAAGAAGGGCAAGACGGCGGAGTGA
- a CDS encoding S8 family serine peptidase — MRMRFLVFLSLLASSALLHGQIAIAGKRFERSLTEAGTKGEWVLYEKDAPQNDGTRRWLTQRVLVELQPGKAAATLGGVAGVVKTSARGKYAVVEFAGNPDAALAGAEKLKTLPGVRSAEPMLARQLFRRFVPDDPLFAHNVANAGYQWHLRNTGQNGGTAGIDVNVVTAWDSHKGAGVRIGIVDDGLEVTHPDLVANIDLLNDYDFNDLDDDPSPGAEDFHGTACAGVAAARGNNGIGVTGVAPEATIVGLKLIAAPTTDADEADAFAFKQDIVHIKSNSWGPYDNAYGTGGPGPLSLAAMADAVTNGRGGKGTIFLWAAGNGNYSGDDSNYDGWANSPHAIAVSAINDKGRASWYSEPGTNILVCAPSNGGKQGVTTTDRVGATGYNEESGTVEYPDFTDTDYTNTFGGTSSATPAVAAVVALMLQANPNLTYRDVQEILVRTAVKNDEFDGGWMTNGGGFHFNDHYGAGLVNAQAATSMAATWASVAPLQTRVLTQTNLAQAIPDANENGASRTFTVPAVDNLRLEHVTVKVKATHPYAGNLEWRLTSPSGVKVRLARARFSDTAVNLDWTFMTTHFWGERSEGDWKLEVFDRMIDHSGTLDDVALTFHGTPTAPALPPPAITSNWIIVGREGWELKHQIAASNFPTSFGAGTYFPGGLPVGLSLNTTTGLITGTPTETGLFQGYQSATNATGTTEEFAYYLILAADPLLSTALEQPSTTKIVPFGFGDPFSQTTTTHDGVDAIGTAVVEHEEYSGIEFTVNGPAKLEFQWKVSSEKNYDYLVLTVDGYVKDYITGETDWTTSTTYLGDGPHNVDIYYTKDQEVVKGQDRGWIDEIIITSTTAVPEITTQTIQAYQGVYFRYQLEATNAPSGYSADNLPAGLTLHATTGLIYGSVAAAGSYPVTIHATNSIGTGTETITLNVGSVTQGLADALDAPLQTITTSGDLAWTPQQLYSSDGEDATRSGPIDNLQQSVMTTEVTGPCKVTFYWGISSEKDYDFLRFYIDDAEQDAISGEVGWTRKGFLVPAGTHTLKWAYIKDDFTASGLDSGLVDRFAIHHDNDGDGIHSDLETWFGTSDSDPNIQPQPVVSRTTSTTLEFPSVSGNDYRIEHSDDLIDWTPIIVTATGSTTTWIDLNAVNKTRRFYRVVIP, encoded by the coding sequence ATGCGGATGCGTTTTCTTGTCTTTCTCAGCCTTCTTGCCAGCAGCGCCTTGCTGCACGGGCAGATCGCGATTGCGGGGAAACGCTTCGAGCGGTCGCTGACGGAAGCGGGCACCAAGGGCGAGTGGGTGCTCTATGAAAAGGACGCGCCGCAGAATGACGGCACGCGGCGTTGGCTGACCCAACGTGTTTTGGTGGAGTTGCAGCCTGGGAAAGCCGCCGCAACGCTGGGCGGCGTCGCGGGCGTGGTGAAAACATCCGCGCGTGGCAAATACGCGGTGGTCGAGTTTGCCGGAAATCCTGACGCGGCACTCGCCGGAGCTGAAAAGCTCAAAACACTGCCCGGCGTGCGCTCGGCGGAGCCGATGCTGGCGCGGCAGCTCTTCCGCCGCTTCGTGCCGGATGATCCGCTCTTCGCCCACAACGTGGCCAATGCCGGTTACCAGTGGCATCTGCGCAACACCGGCCAGAATGGCGGCACGGCGGGCATCGACGTGAACGTGGTGACGGCGTGGGACAGCCACAAGGGCGCCGGGGTACGCATCGGCATCGTGGATGACGGCCTGGAGGTCACGCATCCCGATCTGGTGGCGAACATCGATCTTCTCAACGACTACGACTTCAACGATCTCGATGACGATCCCTCCCCTGGTGCGGAGGATTTCCATGGCACGGCCTGCGCGGGTGTGGCGGCGGCACGGGGCAACAACGGCATCGGCGTGACGGGCGTCGCGCCGGAGGCGACGATTGTGGGCCTGAAGCTCATCGCCGCGCCGACCACGGACGCGGACGAGGCGGACGCGTTCGCGTTCAAGCAGGACATCGTTCACATCAAGAGCAACAGTTGGGGACCGTACGACAACGCCTACGGTACCGGAGGCCCAGGACCGCTGAGTCTCGCGGCGATGGCGGACGCGGTGACGAACGGTCGCGGCGGCAAAGGCACGATCTTCCTCTGGGCGGCCGGCAACGGCAACTACAGCGGCGATGACTCGAACTACGACGGCTGGGCGAACTCGCCGCACGCCATCGCCGTTTCCGCCATCAATGACAAAGGCCGCGCCTCGTGGTACAGCGAGCCGGGGACGAACATCCTCGTCTGCGCGCCTTCCAACGGCGGCAAGCAGGGCGTCACCACCACGGACCGTGTCGGCGCAACGGGCTACAACGAGGAAAGCGGCACGGTGGAGTATCCTGACTTCACCGACACGGACTACACCAACACCTTTGGCGGCACGTCCTCCGCCACTCCGGCCGTGGCCGCTGTGGTGGCGCTGATGCTTCAAGCGAACCCGAACCTGACGTATCGCGACGTGCAGGAGATTCTGGTGCGCACAGCGGTGAAGAACGACGAGTTCGACGGCGGCTGGATGACGAACGGCGGCGGCTTTCACTTCAACGACCACTACGGCGCGGGCCTGGTGAACGCCCAGGCCGCCACGAGCATGGCAGCGACGTGGGCCAGCGTCGCGCCGCTGCAAACCCGCGTGCTGACACAGACCAACCTCGCGCAGGCGATCCCGGACGCGAATGAGAACGGCGCCTCCCGCACCTTCACCGTCCCCGCTGTGGACAATCTGCGGCTGGAGCACGTCACCGTGAAAGTGAAGGCCACGCATCCGTATGCGGGCAATCTGGAGTGGCGTCTCACCTCTCCCAGCGGTGTGAAGGTCCGGCTGGCACGTGCGCGCTTCAGCGACACTGCCGTGAATCTCGACTGGACCTTCATGACGACGCATTTCTGGGGCGAGCGCTCGGAGGGCGACTGGAAGCTCGAAGTCTTTGACCGCATGATCGACCACAGCGGCACGCTGGACGACGTGGCGCTCACCTTCCACGGCACGCCCACGGCTCCGGCGCTGCCGCCGCCGGCCATCACGTCCAACTGGATCATCGTGGGCCGCGAGGGCTGGGAACTGAAGCACCAGATCGCCGCGTCAAATTTCCCCACGAGCTTTGGCGCGGGCACCTACTTCCCCGGCGGCCTGCCTGTGGGGCTGTCGCTCAACACCACGACCGGACTCATCACCGGCACTCCCACCGAAACGGGCCTGTTCCAAGGTTATCAAAGCGCCACCAACGCCACCGGCACCACCGAGGAGTTCGCTTATTACCTGATCCTCGCCGCCGATCCGCTGCTCTCGACCGCCCTGGAGCAGCCTTCCACCACGAAGATCGTCCCCTTCGGCTTCGGCGATCCATTCAGCCAGACTACCACCACGCACGACGGCGTGGATGCCATCGGGACCGCTGTGGTGGAACATGAGGAGTACTCCGGCATCGAGTTCACCGTGAACGGCCCCGCGAAGCTCGAGTTCCAGTGGAAGGTGTCCTCGGAGAAGAACTACGACTACCTCGTGCTCACCGTGGATGGTTATGTGAAGGACTACATCACCGGCGAGACCGACTGGACCACCTCCACCACCTATCTCGGCGACGGGCCGCACAACGTGGACATCTACTACACCAAGGACCAGGAGGTGGTGAAAGGACAGGACAGGGGCTGGATCGACGAGATCATCATCACTTCCACCACCGCCGTGCCTGAGATCACCACGCAGACGATCCAGGCCTACCAGGGCGTGTATTTCCGGTATCAGCTCGAAGCCACAAACGCACCATCCGGCTACAGTGCGGACAATCTGCCCGCCGGACTCACCCTGCACGCCACCACCGGCCTCATTTACGGCAGCGTCGCCGCCGCAGGCAGCTATCCCGTCACCATTCACGCCACCAACAGCATCGGCACCGGCACTGAAACCATCACCCTCAACGTCGGCAGCGTCACGCAGGGGCTCGCAGACGCGCTCGACGCGCCCTTGCAAACCATCACCACCTCCGGTGATCTCGCGTGGACGCCGCAGCAGTTGTACTCCAGCGACGGCGAGGACGCCACCCGCAGCGGCCCCATCGACAACCTCCAGCAAAGCGTGATGACCACCGAGGTCACCGGCCCGTGCAAGGTGACGTTCTACTGGGGCATTTCGTCCGAGAAGGACTACGATTTCCTGCGCTTCTACATCGACGATGCCGAGCAGGACGCCATCAGCGGCGAAGTCGGCTGGACGCGCAAAGGCTTCCTCGTCCCCGCCGGCACGCACACGTTGAAGTGGGCCTACATCAAAGACGACTTCACCGCCTCCGGCCTCGACTCCGGCTTGGTGGACCGCTTCGCCATCCATCACGACAACGACGGAGACGGCATTCACTCGGACCTCGAAACTTGGTTCGGCACCAGCGACAGCGATCCCAACATCCAGCCGCAGCCCGTCGTCAGCCGCACCACCAGCACAACGCTGGAGTTTCCCTCCGTCAGCGGCAACGACTACCGCATCGAGCACAGCGACGACTTGATCGATTGGACGCCCATCATCGTCACCGCCACAGGATCGACAACCACATGGATCGATCTCAATGCCGTGAACAAGACGCGTCGCTTCTACCGCGTGGTCATTCCGTGA
- a CDS encoding c-type cytochrome gives MKINCCHLMLVLLSISGAVLQAADPVVPVVTPTTATDGKTIFQTVCAQCHGVSGEGKEELKSPSIAGMPSWYVHTQFTNFREGRRGHDAADPQSFMMATIAKVLQPEQIKAVVSHVEKMPLVVPTGKARDVADANLAEGMRLFQERCMECHRYNASGEMAFGSPPLLGRQGWYLADQLKKFKTGKRGTHKNDVNGAKMVQITNFFIEDEQMLRDVVAYIMTLNPDPNASKEQQDKQILEGSPFEAKKTAQR, from the coding sequence ATGAAAATCAACTGCTGCCATCTCATGCTCGTGCTTCTCAGCATCAGTGGGGCGGTTTTACAAGCCGCCGACCCCGTCGTCCCGGTGGTGACACCCACGACCGCCACGGATGGCAAAACGATCTTTCAAACCGTCTGTGCGCAATGCCACGGAGTCTCGGGCGAAGGCAAGGAAGAGCTCAAATCGCCCTCCATCGCCGGCATGCCCTCGTGGTATGTGCACACACAGTTCACGAACTTCCGCGAAGGCCGCCGCGGCCACGACGCCGCCGATCCGCAGTCCTTCATGATGGCCACCATCGCGAAGGTGCTGCAGCCGGAGCAGATCAAGGCGGTGGTGTCCCATGTTGAAAAGATGCCGCTCGTCGTCCCCACCGGCAAAGCCCGCGACGTGGCCGATGCCAACTTGGCTGAAGGCATGCGGCTGTTCCAAGAACGCTGCATGGAGTGCCACCGCTACAACGCCAGCGGCGAGATGGCCTTCGGCAGTCCGCCGCTGCTCGGCCGCCAGGGCTGGTATCTGGCCGACCAGCTCAAGAAGTTCAAAACAGGCAAACGCGGCACTCACAAAAACGACGTGAACGGGGCCAAGATGGTGCAGATCACCAATTTCTTCATCGAGGATGAACAGATGCTCCGCGATGTGGTGGCCTACATCATGACGCTCAATCCTGATCCAAACGCCTCCAAGGAGCAGCAGGACAAGCAGATCCTCGAAGGCAGCCCTTTTGAAGCGAAGAAAACAGCGCAACGCTGA
- a CDS encoding M20 family metallopeptidase has translation MPALPQNVVELTQALVRIPSVNPDGDPGTDGIGEERCARFVAEFLTASGAEAVLDEVEPGRPNVIGRFPTNPSADGKPKPRILFGPHTDTVSVGGMTIDPFGGELRDGKVWGRGASDTKGPMASFLWALHEMRHEIPLLPVEVHFAGFMSEESAQLGSQHFAKHHGRYDLAIIGEPTGLKTVFRHKGCLWADVHTTGVAVHGATPELGVNAIVKMAKLVAALDAEFRELLTETSGADEWLGFSTINLGMIQGGTRSNIVADACKLRVDIRTTPGLQRAGGALALLTDFVRRIDETASVTVASEAFHLDTDPANPFVQKLIAAGAELTGAPWFCDAAFLAVAGTPSIAIGPGSIAQAHTKDEFITVADLEAGVDFFTRFLRSLA, from the coding sequence ATGCCCGCGCTTCCCCAGAACGTTGTCGAACTTACCCAGGCTCTCGTGCGCATCCCGTCGGTGAATCCCGACGGCGATCCCGGCACCGACGGCATTGGCGAAGAACGATGCGCGCGATTCGTGGCGGAGTTTCTGACGGCATCCGGTGCCGAGGCAGTTCTCGATGAGGTGGAACCCGGCAGGCCGAACGTGATCGGCCGTTTTCCCACGAATCCGAGCGCGGATGGCAAACCGAAGCCGCGCATTCTTTTTGGCCCGCACACGGACACGGTGAGCGTCGGCGGCATGACGATTGATCCTTTCGGCGGTGAACTGCGCGATGGAAAAGTGTGGGGAAGGGGAGCCTCCGACACAAAGGGCCCGATGGCCTCGTTCCTCTGGGCTCTGCATGAAATGCGCCATGAGATCCCATTGCTGCCTGTCGAGGTGCATTTCGCCGGGTTCATGTCCGAGGAAAGCGCGCAACTTGGCTCGCAGCACTTCGCGAAGCATCACGGGCGCTACGATCTGGCGATCATCGGCGAACCAACGGGCTTGAAGACCGTGTTTCGGCACAAAGGCTGCCTGTGGGCCGATGTGCATACGACCGGCGTCGCCGTGCATGGTGCCACGCCGGAACTCGGTGTGAATGCGATTGTGAAGATGGCAAAGCTCGTCGCAGCGCTCGATGCCGAGTTCCGTGAACTTTTGACCGAAACCAGCGGCGCGGACGAATGGCTCGGCTTCAGCACGATCAATCTCGGCATGATCCAGGGCGGCACACGCAGCAACATCGTCGCCGATGCCTGCAAACTCCGCGTGGACATCCGCACCACACCCGGTTTGCAGCGTGCGGGCGGTGCGCTGGCTCTGCTGACCGACTTCGTGCGGCGCATTGACGAAACCGCCAGCGTCACCGTCGCTAGCGAGGCCTTTCATCTCGACACCGATCCTGCGAATCCCTTTGTGCAGAAACTCATCGCCGCCGGAGCCGAATTGACCGGCGCGCCGTGGTTCTGCGACGCGGCTTTCCTGGCCGTTGCTGGAACGCCATCCATCGCCATCGGACCCGGTTCGATTGCCCAGGCGCACACGAAGGATGAATTCATCACCGTGGCCGATCTGGAGGCCGGGGTGGACTTTTTCACGCGATTCCTGCGCAGTCTGGCCTGA
- a CDS encoding glutamate synthase subunit beta, producing MGKPTGFIEFTRELPADRDPLERIKDWKEFHLHMPVEGLKKQGSRCMDCGIPFCHSGTLISGMASGCPVNNLIPEWNDLVYRGLWREALDRLHKTNNFPEFTGRVCPAPCEGACVLGINEPPVTIKNIEVSIIDKGWEEGWVKPEPPEKRTGKTVAIIGSGPAGLSAAAQLNKAGHTVTVFERADRPGGLLMYGIPNMKLDKKEVVLRRIKLLEDEGVTFKCNVNVGTDITAEQLRKDFDAIIVATGATKPRDLPIPGRELKGIHFAMDFLTANTRAVLDSHQNGNFITAAGKDVVIIGGGDTGTDCVGTSLRHGCNSLVQLEIMAKPPLARAANNPWPEWPKVYNMDYGQQEAAAKFGDDPRVYLTTATKFEGDDNGNLKAVHVVNVEWKKDDKGNFGPQKVPGTEKVLPAQLVLLAMGFLGPEQPLLDALNVERDARSNIKAEHEKYTTSLPGVFAAGDCRRGQSLVVWAFNEGRGAARECDRFLMGETSLP from the coding sequence ATGGGAAAACCAACCGGCTTCATCGAATTCACCCGCGAACTCCCCGCTGACCGCGATCCGCTCGAGCGCATCAAGGATTGGAAGGAATTTCACCTTCACATGCCTGTGGAAGGCCTCAAAAAGCAGGGTTCCCGCTGCATGGACTGCGGCATCCCGTTTTGCCACAGCGGCACGCTCATCAGCGGCATGGCCAGCGGCTGCCCGGTCAACAACCTCATCCCCGAGTGGAACGACCTCGTCTATCGCGGCCTCTGGCGTGAGGCGCTCGACCGCCTGCACAAGACCAACAACTTCCCCGAGTTCACCGGCCGCGTCTGCCCCGCCCCGTGCGAAGGTGCCTGCGTGCTCGGCATCAACGAGCCGCCGGTCACCATCAAGAACATCGAGGTCAGCATCATCGACAAAGGCTGGGAAGAAGGCTGGGTGAAGCCCGAGCCACCTGAAAAACGCACCGGCAAAACCGTCGCCATCATCGGTTCCGGCCCCGCCGGTCTCAGCGCCGCCGCGCAGCTCAACAAGGCCGGCCACACCGTCACCGTCTTCGAACGCGCCGACCGTCCCGGCGGCCTCCTCATGTATGGCATTCCGAACATGAAGCTCGACAAGAAGGAAGTCGTCCTTCGCCGCATCAAGTTGCTCGAGGACGAAGGCGTCACCTTCAAGTGCAACGTCAATGTCGGCACCGACATCACCGCCGAGCAGCTCCGCAAGGACTTCGACGCCATCATCGTCGCCACTGGAGCCACCAAGCCGCGCGATCTGCCGATCCCCGGTCGCGAATTGAAGGGCATCCACTTCGCCATGGACTTCCTCACCGCAAACACGAGAGCGGTGCTCGACAGCCATCAGAACGGCAACTTCATCACCGCCGCAGGCAAGGACGTCGTCATCATCGGCGGCGGCGACACCGGCACCGACTGCGTCGGCACCAGCCTGCGTCACGGCTGCAATTCTCTCGTCCAGCTCGAGATCATGGCCAAACCCCCGCTCGCCCGTGCCGCGAACAATCCGTGGCCCGAGTGGCCGAAGGTTTACAACATGGACTACGGCCAGCAGGAAGCCGCCGCCAAGTTCGGCGACGATCCACGCGTCTATCTCACCACCGCCACGAAGTTCGAGGGCGATGACAACGGCAACCTCAAGGCCGTCCACGTCGTCAACGTCGAGTGGAAGAAGGACGACAAAGGCAACTTCGGCCCGCAGAAAGTCCCCGGCACCGAAAAAGTCCTCCCCGCGCAGCTCGTCCTGCTCGCCATGGGCTTCCTCGGCCCCGAGCAGCCCCTCCTCGACGCCCTCAACGTCGAACGCGACGCCCGCAGCAACATCAAGGCCGAGCACGAGAAATACACCACCAGCCTCCCCGGCGTCTTCGCCGCCGGCGACTGCCGCCGCGGTCAATCCCTCGTCGTCTGGGCCTTCAACGAAGGCCGCGGCGCCGCGAGAGAATGCGATCGCTTCCTGATGGGTGAGACGAGCTTGCCTTGA